Below is a window of Congzhengia minquanensis DNA.
GTCAGCCAATTCCTTCATAACGCGAACAACAGAGTTCCCTTCAAACACATTTTCTAATTCTGTCTGGAATTCATACCGGAATGTGGCTGTTCCGCCCACAACATTTGTTGACTCGAGGGACAGGTCTGTTGCATAAGGAAGCGTATAACCTGTTGGCTCAGGATCGGGCTCAGGTTCTGCTGCAGCTTTTTTATTAATAGCAACATCGTCTAAATAATAGGTTAAACCGGAAGCACCTCCGTCAACTACAAAGGACATAAACGGCTGTCTTGGACCTAAGGTCGAATCTGTGCCGGTAGTGGTGAACTTCGGGCTGTAAGGAATGGTATATTTCGTCCACGTATCTGTCAGCTTCAGGTCTGTGCCCAAAAGCTCTGTATCAGGAACGTCATACAAGTCTGTTGTATCTTTTGTTTCAACCGCACGGTCGAGCTTCACCTGAATATTTTTGCCAACAGATGCGCCTTCACCTTTTGCCCAGAACGAAATTTCATTTTCTGTGTTGTTTGCAATGTACACACCCTGGTTTACGCCGCCATTTGCTTCATTTACTGTAATTTTTGCGCTTCTTGTTCCGACAGATTCTGCCGGAACGTCAGAAGAGGCTTCTACTGCAGCACCACTCTGGAACCAGCTGTAAAACGTGCCATATTTTTTGCTGTCATTATTCGAATCACGATCTTCATCTGTTGTAGGAATATCTCCCTTCAACCATTCAAAATCACCGTTTGCCGGTGCGTCAAAGCTTTCAATTCTGATGTTGTCAATGGAAAAGCTTGCAGCCTGTCTGCCATTATCCGTAGCACCAAGGTCTTTAAATGCGTCATTGCAGCAACGGAAGATAAAGGCAGTATCCTTTTCTACAAACGCTTTTACCTGACGGGTCATATAAACCTCATGATGCTGCCAGTCTTTTGTCAGTTTAACAGGTGTTTTAATAAACTGGTATTTGTAATACGGATCGTAGGGATCTATGGTTGAAGCCCTGTCTGCAACGGCTTTCATATAGCTGCCAACGGTTGCATCATCATCCGCTTTTGCATCAAACGAAATTTTATACAGTTTGTTATACCGAATAGGCAAACTGCCGGTTTGTATTTGTACATAGCTATTACCCTCAGAGTTCGGCTTTTTGATGCTTGCGTAGCCAGGCTTACCATCGCTGCCTGCACCCTCGTTCCACGTGCCAAATCCGGCAGGAACTGAGACAGCACCACCATAGTCACTTAATTGCTTAGAAAAGTCCACATCAACTAAAACATTGGGGTCTTTTTCCTCCGGTTCTTCCGGAACTTCAGGTTCTTCCGGCTCTGAACCTGCTTCGTAGGGGTCTAAAACCGGTTCAATAATAAAGTCATCCAGATACCAGGAAAGTTCCTGCGTGGGAGTATCCTTCGCCACAGCGTTTCCGAAAACATTGGCGCCTACGTCTCCCAAACGGGGGCTGAACTTAAACTCCCCCTGCGCATCAAGATCCAAAGTCCAACCGCTGTTCATTGCGCCGTCCCAGTCAATAATTTTTTCCACATAAACCCATTCGCCGTTGTTAAACTTTTCATTGTCAACCGTCCAGCCGGTCATCCAGCGAGTAGGATTTTTCTGACCACTTTTGTCGTATGCCGGTCCCCAGAAAGCAAATCCAAAATTTGTTTTTGCCAGCTTTGTTTTTGCTGTATCCAGCTTTACCCATGCAGACATTTTAAACTTGCCGTTTACCATAAAATGTGCGTCAGGAACGAAAAAATAATGGTCCGACATAGCACCTTTGCCATCCGTGCCTGCTGCCTTCTGGGTAATATGCAACGCCCCTGCTGAACCGCCGGCGCCGCCTTCAACCCACTCCATATCATTTTGAGTCGATTTCAGATCACTCAAAGATGAAGGGTCTTCAAAATCCGAGTAGATATAGGGATAAGCCTCATATGCTTTGGCCTCAGCCGGAATGATGCCCACAACTGTGAGCAACATTCCGAGGACCAACGCGAGTGATATATACTTTTTCATATCTTATGCATCCTCCTGTTCTTTACAAAATTAATTTGTTTTACCGCTGTAAGGCGAGAATGTGAAGTCACCCGGGTTGTAAATGCCGAAGTAACCGCTTGCAGGAAGCGCATTTTCGTCCGTATCGAGGAAGTCGAACATATTTTCACCATTAATTGTAAGAACAACTCTGGTTCCTTCTTCGGTATCGAGCGCGCCGACAATAACGCTGCAGGTTTTGCCGTATTCATATACCGGATCATCTTCCGGGTTCGGAATACCGGGGCCGCCCACCGGGGTAAATGCCGGGTCGTTGCCGAATATCATGGTACGTTCGCCCTTATTAAACCGCTGAAGCTCAATATGATCCTTTTTAAAGCCAATCATATAGGTTGAATCTGTCTTATAGCTTCCCATGGAATCCTGCGCACAGAACGTTATGGAAGGCCACGAGTTCGGATTGTTGATTTGCATGTCGAATGCAATCAGCTTATTATCAATTTTGCTTCCGGTATAGAATGACGGACTGCCCGAAATCTTAATACTGCCGCCCGAAACAGTGCCAGTGCCTCTCCACCCTGCGGTGGTAAAGAAGTTTGACGGAGCTTTTTCATAGGGAAGTTCTAAAGAATCTTCCTGCGTATAGGTAATTACCTTTACAGGAATATCCTTTTCCAACGTTTTTTCGCCATAAGTAACCTTAATGTGAACTGTGGTTTCACCTGTGCCGACAGCGGTTACTTTGCCTCCCGCAGCAACGGTTGCAACCGATTCGTCCGCCGAGGTCATTGTAATGCTTTCGCTCGGTATGGTAACGTCTTTACCGAAAGTGGTTTTACCTGTTACCGATACGGTAGTTGTATAGTCCTTAATCATGTTCAGCGCATTGACATTTATGCCGATGGAATCAAAGTCATCGCCTGCAAATACCTGGAACTGTTTGGTCTGGAGTCTGCCGTCTACCTCTGCTACACCCATAACCCAAACAACGCCCGAACCAACAACTTTCATGTTGCCTTCATCGTCCACTGTAAGAACAGACGGGTCGCTGGAATAGAATTTTGTGTAGAAATCAGAAAGCGGATATTCTTTCTGATGACGGCCGGTAACCTTCACGTCGAGTTTGGCAGTTTCACCCTTGCCCAGCGTATATGCCCTTTTCTTTGCAACAAACGACTGCGGACCGTCGGGGAAGTTATCTGCATATTCCGGCTCAATTCCGGCGTTATTGATGATTTCCTGTGCTTCTTCCGGCCATTCGGCATCCGGAACGGTGATGTTGTCTCTTACAATATTATCTGTTCCGTTTTCTCTGTACTTGTCGGTTGTTGCATAGTTGTTTTCAACCGTGTTGTGCTGAATGCTGCCTGTGTGAATGTGCAGCCAGGTATACTGGTCTTTGCCCCAGGGGGATTCAACAAAGTTAAACTCCCATTGATCGATGTCGCTCATGTCGGTTACGTTGTCGTAAAGGTGCCAATAGGTGGAACCTTCATCCGGATACAACGCGCCATATGGGTTTCTGGGATTCTCAATGTAGTTGCCCACCATGCGGTTGTTTAAGTTCTTCGATTCTAAAGACGAAGCGCCAAGGGTATAAATTGGTGCGCCGTCATAAACTCTGTCGTTGTTAACCTCGTGAATATAGTTGTAGCCAACCTCTAAATCATACATTGCTGTGCCGGTGTCGGCATAAGATGCCCAACCGTAACCAATGTGATAGCCGGAGTAAGGAACGCTTACGATTTCGTTGTGGTTCAGCTCCGTATATCTCGGCCAAGCCGCGGAAATTGCCGCAGCAGACATATATTCCGTTGCCACATTATGAACATAGTTGCTGTTCACCTTGTTGTATTCATTGAATTCTTCCGGCGTTGCGGGATTTGCACCGTCTTGAATACCGCCTAAGGAAACTGCTGTTCCGGCAATATCGAAGAATTCGTTGCCAATTACGTTACAATGCTTGATGGATTTTAACAGCTGCAGGCCGGTAATACCCATTCTGGTAAACTTATTGTTTGTAAAGTCAATATACTGGCCGTTTTCAACCAACATTGCCGTTCCGGGCATTTTGTCGCCGTTCTCACGAATGTGGTTGTTCTGCGCGTCTGCGTGACCGCCCACTTGTGTCGGGCGGAGCCAGGTTGTGTCTGCAAACTCAATGTTGTTGAATTTAATGTTGTGAACAGGCTCTTTTGCAGATTTCCCTGTTGCTTTCAGCAGAACTTCGCCCTGGGGAACGGTCAGTTCTACATTTTTAATGTCTTCGTTTGCTTTGGGGATATAGTACATGTAACCATCGTGGCTGTTCATGTACCACTCGCCCTCCTGGTCTAAGAGCTCGTATGCGTTTTCAACATAAGACGGGAACTGCTGATCCTGGCCAAGTTTTGTGTTAACCCTGACCTGAACATATTTCCACTCGTCCTGAACCGGTGTAAATTTCACTTTTCCGTTGCCCATGTCGGTGATGCTTTCCATAATTGCGCGGGGATTACACCAGCTTACATGGAACACAAATTCCAGCTCATCCGGATATGCAAAGTCTAAAAACTCTGTATCTTCCGAGGTATAATATGTTTTGTCAATGTATTCCGGATTGGTAAGGCCGGCAACGCTTCTGGCGCGAATGCCCTTAACGTTGTTAAAGTATGCCTGTCTTGTTACCGTTCCTTTTCCTACATATACTTTATAAATATTTTTGCTTGCATCGTGAAGTTCAAAGCCTTTATATTTCTGCCCCATAGACAGAACCGGCTTTTCGTCACCCCAAGAGGTGTAAATAATGCTGTAACCGTTGTTACCGGAATCTTCTGCCGTCAGTTCAAAGGTTCTATCCAAATAATGTTCACCGCGGATTAAAACCTTAATGTCATTTGACATGGTATCGGTAATTTTACGAATCATGTCGCGGGCGGCATATATCGTCTTTAACGGTGCTTCTGCCGTTCCGTCGTTATTGTCGTTGCCGTTGTCTGCGTCAACATATACATTAAATTTGGTAGAAAATTCTGCAACTCTCATTAAAATCTGTGCTGCTTCTGCTCTTGTAATGTGGTTTTTCGGCTTATAGGAACCATCGTCATAGCCTTTAATGAGGCCATATTCCGCCGCATCTTTTACTGCCGTTTTCGCCCAAACAGTAATGTCTGCATCGTCTGTGAAGCCCGAAACCTCTGCTGTTTTCTCCGCTTCTTTTGAAACTGCGGCCTTTGCGGCAATAGACGCCGCTTCTTCCCTGGTGATTGCCTGGTCGGGCTTAAAGGTGCCGCCAACGGTCAGTGCCGTATCCAAAAGGCCGAGCTTGTTAGCAATGGTCACACTGGATGCAAACCACTCATCCCCCTTAACGTCGGAGAACGCGCCGTCATATTTCGGGGCGGTAAGATGATATGTGTCTGTAATCATTTTTACAAACTGCGCTCTTGTCAGGTCGGAATTCGGCGCATACTGGTTGTTGCCGATTCCTTCAATATAACCATAGGTTGCCAATGTGTTTACCGTGTCTTTTGCCCAGTGGTTCTGCATGTCTTCAAAGTTCACTTGTGTCACAGAAACCGGCTCCTGCACAACTGGCTTGCTGGGCTGTGTGGGTTTGTTTGAACTGCCGCCCATTACGCTGCTGTAGTCCGCCGGAACATCGCCGTGGGGCACACAGGTAAAGTTGTCAATATAATAGGTTTCCAGCTGTGTGCCGTCGCCGTAACGGATTTCAAACTGTCCCGCCCCCGACGTCTGTACATTTTGTGTGTTGATACCTGCGTTGGTCCATGTAATTTTAAATTTGCTCCAACTTGTATTAAACTGTCCGCTGCGGGTGATGTAATACCAGCCGCCATCGCTGAACTGAAAAATCAGGTTCATTGCAGCTGCCTTGTCTGCCTTTAAATCGAACGAAATATCATAGGTTTCGCCCACAACAAAGGGAGCAGGGATTCTAATACCGCCGTAGGTTCCCTTAACTTCAACCTTTGTGCAGCCCTTGCTGCCCCCGGCGCCTCCATCTTGAAAAGAAATTGTGGCGTTTCCGGTTTTTGTTGTTTTTGCAACTTCTTCTGCGGAATCAAATGTACCCCAGGGGTATATGTTGACCTGTTCGCCGCCGGATGCTGTTGGGTCTTTTTTTGCAGCCATTGCCGACGGAATTGCCGTCACCACCATAGCCGCCGCTAAAAGTGCGCTCAGTAACTTCTTTTTCATTAATTTCCACCTCCGATTAACATGAGGAGTTCATAAACGACCTTTGAGGCCTGCGCACGTGTAACAGCGTTCTTAGGCGCAAAGGTGCCGTCTCCCATACCATTGATGATCTGTGCGCCTGTTAAAACGCCCACTGCTTCTTTGGCATAGCCAGAGATGCTGTCTGCATCTGAAAAGTCAAGCGCTTGAGCCTGGCTGTTTAAGCCGGATAAGCTATATACGCGGTGCATGATAACCGCCATATCCTCTCTGGTAATGCTGCCGGAAGGATTGAATTCATTATTTTCATTGCCCGTGACAAGGCCAAGTCTTGCTGCAGAAGCAATGTAGCGGTAACTCCAGCCGTCTGCGCTCACATCTGTAAATTCGCATTCTGCGCCGGCATCATAAACATCGAATGCTAAAACAATCAGTTTTACAAATTCTTCTCTTGTCATAACATCGTTGGGATAGAACTTGCCGTCTCCCCTGCCGGATACCACACCTTTCCCAGCCAGGTACTTCACGCTGGATTCTGCCCACTGAGCAGAGTCTAAATCAGAGAAGTTTGTGTTATAAGACGGTTTGTCGTTCGTATTGGTGTTGTTCGCATCTCCATCAACAACAACGCCGGAACCGGGATTGTTGTTCTTAGAACCCGAACCGGAGGGACGGGAACCGCTGCTACCGCCACCGCTGCCTCCGCCGCCGGTATTGCCGTCATCTTCTTCATACCCGTCAAGCAAATCTTTCATAATGTCGTCAGCATCCTTTTCCAATGCGCTGATTGATTTGCTTTCTTTGTTTTTAAGACTTTTAAACAGGTCGTTTTCTAATTTTTTATCAAAAATTTCTTTGTAATTGGACTCATTGATGCTGATAATGTCTTTTTCCAGGTAATAGTCAAATGCATCCTTAAGTGAAATGTAGTCGAGCTCCTCTTCTACAGCAAGCATACAAGCCTTATCAAAGGCAAGAGAAAGTTCCTCCTGCTCCAAGGTTGGTTTGCCTTCACTCTTAAAATAGTTCATTACAACAGCAGAAGTTAATTTATCATAATATGTTCCGTCTAATAACTTCTTTTCAATGGCTGTTTTCACCGTTGCATCCCAATTAACCGCGTTTGCATCAGCAATTTTGGCAAGCAGCATTTCTGCGTCCATTTCTTGTGTAAAACGGGTTTCTATTTCTTCAATATTTGCTTCTGTGGCCGCAAGGTCAATCGCCTCAATTTTTTCATCCACTAAGAGGCGAACTTCTTGAGATAGTGCCTTATACTCGGTAAGGTCATATGTAAGTTTGCTGTCCTCGCCCGTAATGAGATTATAAATCCCGTCGTTTTCCTTTACTGCCTGATCAAGCTTGTTATAAAAATCAATTTTGTCGAAAACGTTAATGAACAGAAACTCTTTAACGATAGTTTCAACACCACCGCCTACATGAACCCAATAAGTACCCGTTTCATGAGTAGGCTGCATTTTAAAATGGAACTGATATTGATATTTCCCATCGTCTGTGAGGGTATATTCATGGGTCTGGTCCATACCTCCCAGCACCTTAGCGCCGGTGCTTTCCTTTGTATCTGTTATTTGTGCCGTGACCTCGCCGGTTGCAGCAGCATCTGCCGTAACCGTTACATCAACCTTGAACAGGTCCAGGCTGATGCCAATTTCCGCCGTTGCTTGTGCGGCTGAAACAGAGAGCATGGAAACAAACATGAAAAGCGCAGATAAAATAACCGATAGAAACTTTTTCATTGTCATGTTTTCCTCCTTCCGCAGCTTTAAGCCTACTGTTTAAATACAATAATTTCTGCTGCATTTACATATTTTTGAAGACGTACCACAATGGTGTCACCGACAGTAATAGAATTAATGTCGCCTGTTGTTGCTTTTTCTGTTTTAGGTCTGTAGATTACAACACTGGGTGAGTCGGTGTAGACCATATTCTCCGTACCGCTTCCGTCAATAAATGTTATCAGGTTTTTATCCGTTGCGTTATTAGAAACCACACCCATAACTTTATTGTAACCATCTGTTCCGTCACCAATGGGGCTGCTGCTAAATAACGGCGTGATCGCTCCCGTTTCGGCGTTATACTCTGTCATAATGTCAATGGCGTCAATATAACCGTTTTCATCTGTACCATACTGGATAACATAACCAGGTTTAATGATACCTGAAATTTCATCGGGTTTGATTTCTGTGTACTTTGCATCATTGCCTTTTCTGTATTCAACCTTATCAGATACAATCACTGATTCCGATTCATTCATGTAAATTTTCTTGGTTGCGTTACCTTCGGCATCAACTGCATTTGTAATCTTTGTTACCACATTAAATTTAGACGTGTTACTGCTAATGCCTTCTGAAACGCTGCATCCGCGAAGCAGGACAACATCGGCCACATTGATATCACTTGAATTCAAATCATACACAACATAATCTTCAATAACCTGCGTATAATTGCCGCTCTGTCTGTAATAATAATTCGCTTTTAAATTTCTTTGAACCTTATAGTTCTCCGTTTCGTCCAGTTTTCCTTCACCAGGCGTTAAGAAGATATATGCTTCGTTCGGAACATATCTTGCATATTTTGTTCCGGCATCATTTGTTGTAAGTCTCATGATACCATTGTCTCTTAACAAAAAGCTGGTTCCGGCTGCAAACTCACGGAGTTTTCCTTCTTCACCTGTCTTGCCGGTATCCAGATAGCTGATTTTTCCGTCTGAAATGGTGTATCTCACCACATAAGCGGAATGAATATAATAATTTCCCTCGCTGTTCTTCGAGCCGTTTGAAAGCACTTTCAATATGTTTTCAAACCCGCTTCCAGATGTTGTGTATCTGTTGCCGTCAATATTCACGGTGCTCTTCAGCGGTGCTGTAATAAAGGTACCATCCTGTGTGAACAGTTTTAATTGAATCTCTGAAACGACAGATTGTTCGTTATAATCCAAGCCGGCAACAACTGCATAGTTTTGTGTTCCTGTAACGCCGCCGCGGTCTGAAGCAACAATCTTGCCGTTGATGTTTAAATAGAACACCGCACTCATTCCGGCTTTGATTTCGCCGCCCTGGTAGTCGTTTGATGTTTTATAATATTCGCCGCCGATTAAATAACCCAAATCGGTGGATACCTCGTCAACCATTCCGGTTACGGTCTGCCTGGAAACATAAACCGTAATCAATTTCGGAGAACCTTTGCTTTCCATAATGGTTGCAACGTCCCACTGTTTCAAGCTGGAAAGGCCAATTCTCTTGTTTTCCGGCATCAGATAGAACTGTACCTTATCCTCCTGGAAGTCATATGCAAACTTTTCGTTTGTATACATTGCCGTAAAGGTTTCATCATAGGTGTCAATCGAATTTACCACAATGTCTTTGTAAGCGTAAACAAAAAGGATTTCGGCCGTATTGTCGCCGGTGTTGTCCAGCGCTTCAATGTAACCTTCTTCAGGAAGCACGTTTTCAATTTTTCCGTATCCGCTGTAACATTTGCCGTTATAAATTACGTCTATGTTGTTCGCAAGACTGATATGGCGTTCTCTGTCATTTTCATCTGTGTAATAGATGCGGTTCGACGTTGTTTTGTCCGGAACCAGATCTTTGCTGTCAACTTTAGTGAGGTTATTTACTTTTGTGTTTTCTTCCACAAAAGCAATTTCAAAGTCACTGTCAGCCGTCTTCCTTAAATAATATGTAACGGAACGGCCTAAGGATGTGGCATATACATATCCTGGTGTGTCGTAAACCACGTTATCGATTTCAATCTGCTCGTCCGTTAAGTTGGAAAGCGTAGACGTAAGACGTGTGTTTTCATTCCCCGTTACGATACCTTTATATTCGGTGATGTCGTAAG
It encodes the following:
- a CDS encoding S-layer homology domain-containing protein, translating into MKKKLLSALLAAAMVVTAIPSAMAAKKDPTASGGEQVNIYPWGTFDSAEEVAKTTKTGNATISFQDGGAGGSKGCTKVEVKGTYGGIRIPAPFVVGETYDISFDLKADKAAAMNLIFQFSDGGWYYITRSGQFNTSWSKFKITWTNAGINTQNVQTSGAGQFEIRYGDGTQLETYYIDNFTCVPHGDVPADYSSVMGGSSNKPTQPSKPVVQEPVSVTQVNFEDMQNHWAKDTVNTLATYGYIEGIGNNQYAPNSDLTRAQFVKMITDTYHLTAPKYDGAFSDVKGDEWFASSVTIANKLGLLDTALTVGGTFKPDQAITREEAASIAAKAAVSKEAEKTAEVSGFTDDADITVWAKTAVKDAAEYGLIKGYDDGSYKPKNHITRAEAAQILMRVAEFSTKFNVYVDADNGNDNNDGTAEAPLKTIYAARDMIRKITDTMSNDIKVLIRGEHYLDRTFELTAEDSGNNGYSIIYTSWGDEKPVLSMGQKYKGFELHDASKNIYKVYVGKGTVTRQAYFNNVKGIRARSVAGLTNPEYIDKTYYTSEDTEFLDFAYPDELEFVFHVSWCNPRAIMESITDMGNGKVKFTPVQDEWKYVQVRVNTKLGQDQQFPSYVENAYELLDQEGEWYMNSHDGYMYYIPKANEDIKNVELTVPQGEVLLKATGKSAKEPVHNIKFNNIEFADTTWLRPTQVGGHADAQNNHIRENGDKMPGTAMLVENGQYIDFTNNKFTRMGITGLQLLKSIKHCNVIGNEFFDIAGTAVSLGGIQDGANPATPEEFNEYNKVNSNYVHNVATEYMSAAAISAAWPRYTELNHNEIVSVPYSGYHIGYGWASYADTGTAMYDLEVGYNYIHEVNNDRVYDGAPIYTLGASSLESKNLNNRMVGNYIENPRNPYGALYPDEGSTYWHLYDNVTDMSDIDQWEFNFVESPWGKDQYTWLHIHTGSIQHNTVENNYATTDKYRENGTDNIVRDNITVPDAEWPEEAQEIINNAGIEPEYADNFPDGPQSFVAKKRAYTLGKGETAKLDVKVTGRHQKEYPLSDFYTKFYSSDPSVLTVDDEGNMKVVGSGVVWVMGVAEVDGRLQTKQFQVFAGDDFDSIGINVNALNMIKDYTTTVSVTGKTTFGKDVTIPSESITMTSADESVATVAAGGKVTAVGTGETTVHIKVTYGEKTLEKDIPVKVITYTQEDSLELPYEKAPSNFFTTAGWRGTGTVSGGSIKISGSPSFYTGSKIDNKLIAFDMQINNPNSWPSITFCAQDSMGSYKTDSTYMIGFKKDHIELQRFNKGERTMIFGNDPAFTPVGGPGIPNPEDDPVYEYGKTCSVIVGALDTEEGTRVVLTINGENMFDFLDTDENALPASGYFGIYNPGDFTFSPYSGKTN
- a CDS encoding S-layer homology domain-containing protein; amino-acid sequence: MKKFLSVILSALFMFVSMLSVSAAQATAEIGISLDLFKVDVTVTADAAATGEVTAQITDTKESTGAKVLGGMDQTHEYTLTDDGKYQYQFHFKMQPTHETGTYWVHVGGGVETIVKEFLFINVFDKIDFYNKLDQAVKENDGIYNLITGEDSKLTYDLTEYKALSQEVRLLVDEKIEAIDLAATEANIEEIETRFTQEMDAEMLLAKIADANAVNWDATVKTAIEKKLLDGTYYDKLTSAVVMNYFKSEGKPTLEQEELSLAFDKACMLAVEEELDYISLKDAFDYYLEKDIISINESNYKEIFDKKLENDLFKSLKNKESKSISALEKDADDIMKDLLDGYEEDDGNTGGGGSGGGSSGSRPSGSGSKNNNPGSGVVVDGDANNTNTNDKPSYNTNFSDLDSAQWAESSVKYLAGKGVVSGRGDGKFYPNDVMTREEFVKLIVLAFDVYDAGAECEFTDVSADGWSYRYIASAARLGLVTGNENNEFNPSGSITREDMAVIMHRVYSLSGLNSQAQALDFSDADSISGYAKEAVGVLTGAQIINGMGDGTFAPKNAVTRAQASKVVYELLMLIGGGN
- a CDS encoding S-layer homology domain-containing protein, with translation MKEMKRFVSLLVVLATLAASAAFSSSVYAEDAQEELPVVELTDADRVIVEKLEAFGAITNEYDDIGMYVTRRQMVDIITKYLRLQVSGTNPTQSPFIDVSVKDASIDKITALYNAGIITGDEALKFHPDDNLTYDEAIVFVVNAVGHKLFAAREGGFPTGYHRIAIKLGMLSNLKFQSGREQIPLCDVYKLLESAMEAGAVIPMNFTDGSVDYRVSETETFLSDTYDITEYKGIVTGNENTRLTSTLSNLTDEQIEIDNVVYDTPGYVYATSLGRSVTYYLRKTADSDFEIAFVEENTKVNNLTKVDSKDLVPDKTTSNRIYYTDENDRERHISLANNIDVIYNGKCYSGYGKIENVLPEEGYIEALDNTGDNTAEILFVYAYKDIVVNSIDTYDETFTAMYTNEKFAYDFQEDKVQFYLMPENKRIGLSSLKQWDVATIMESKGSPKLITVYVSRQTVTGMVDEVSTDLGYLIGGEYYKTSNDYQGGEIKAGMSAVFYLNINGKIVASDRGGVTGTQNYAVVAGLDYNEQSVVSEIQLKLFTQDGTFITAPLKSTVNIDGNRYTTSGSGFENILKVLSNGSKNSEGNYYIHSAYVVRYTISDGKISYLDTGKTGEEGKLREFAAGTSFLLRDNGIMRLTTNDAGTKYARYVPNEAYIFLTPGEGKLDETENYKVQRNLKANYYYRQSGNYTQVIEDYVVYDLNSSDINVADVVLLRGCSVSEGISSNTSKFNVVTKITNAVDAEGNATKKIYMNESESVIVSDKVEYRKGNDAKYTEIKPDEISGIIKPGYVIQYGTDENGYIDAIDIMTEYNAETGAITPLFSSSPIGDGTDGYNKVMGVVSNNATDKNLITFIDGSGTENMVYTDSPSVVIYRPKTEKATTGDINSITVGDTIVVRLQKYVNAAEIIVFKQ